In Scatophagus argus isolate fScaArg1 chromosome 14, fScaArg1.pri, whole genome shotgun sequence, the following proteins share a genomic window:
- the LOC124071020 gene encoding myb/SANT-like DNA-binding domain-containing protein 2 isoform X1 — protein MAASSNAEHSPEISRPLKIPKTEVPSPESEDLSDSNQYHSNPSTPNRFSPLNVGSGTAGRTAASSSSNSFTACRGMSWTPSETNALIAVWGNERLTEARMQQLEVAGTVFSGKAPGPAMYERVSRALSELGYERTPSQCRERMKTLRRCYSRVKEHGIGKRKSSYTIEQLEKVFGQGGWDSQSCAPVLINSSGLYQEMESDGSTLEDFSQEDWCNQVLDSAFQEGDMETEEIQVPKNRALQIQAELSEQIQKRDMMQTVIRILESVQLKWEHFQTWTEFSRMHLSNKLAIFGVGYNTRWREDVRYHYAEISSQVPLGKRLREYFNPEKPEGRIIMTKVQKMNWKNVYYKFLDITISEARCLELHMEVDWIPVSQSKAAGCSKGSSHYLLPGDIPKAYGLYAIGYEVLSSSNDTAQTSPQGDGEDHSIPQCESENGAQADVEDAGKGDRTGVKVTYCYLGIAEDRTIQQCLFQHFQGSGKHYAHGEPSAVTRLLQENCRADGGEDSSQRFAIYIKFIEVELDFLSAGSLVECLETAVGYSLKYNNKETS, from the exons ATGGCGGCGTCCAGTAACGCGGAGCATTCTCCCGAGATATCTAGGCCGTTAAAGATACCGAAAACCGAGGTGCCATCTCCCGAGTCGGAGGACTTGAGTGACAGCAATCAATACCACTCCAATCCCTCGACACCTAACCGCTTCTCGCCTTTGAACGTGGGCTCAGGGACCGCGGGCCGAACGGCGGCCTCATCCTCCTCCAACAGCTTCACGGCTTGCCGAGGGATGTCGTGGACTCCGTCCGAGACAAACGCCCTCATCGCGGTCTGGGGCAACGAGAGGCTGACAGAGGCGagaatgcagcagctggaggtcgCAGGCACCGTGTTCTCCGGTAAGGCCCCCGGTCCTGCCATGTACGAGCGTGTTTCCAGAGCCTTGTCGGAGCTGGGTTATGAGAGGACGCCGTCCCAGTGCAGGGAGAGGATGAAG ACACTGCGGCGCTGCTACAGCCGTGTGAAGGAGCATGGCATCGGCAAAAGGAAGAGCAGCTACACTATTGAACAGCTGGAGAAGGTGTTTGGTCAGGGAGGCTGGGACTCCCAGAGCTGCGCCCCGGTGCTGATCAACAGCAGTGGGCTGTATCAGGAGATGGAATCTGATGGCAGCACCCTGGAAGACTTCTCCCAGGAGGACTGGTGCAACCAGGTGCTTGACTCAGCTTTCCAGGAGGGAGACATGGAAACTG AAGAAATCCAGGTGCCTAAAAACAGGGCTCTGCAGATTCAAGCAGAGCTGTCAGAACAAATCCA AAAAAGGGACATGATGCAGACTGTGATACGTATCCTTGAGTCAGTGCAGCTGAAGTGGGAGCACTTCCAGACGTGGACTGAGTTCTCACGGATGCATCTCTCCAACAAACTGGCCATCTTTGGTGTGGGCTACAACACACGCTGGCGTGAGGACGTGCGCTACCACTATGCTGAAATCAGCTCACAGGTGCCACTAGGCAAGAGGCTTCGTGAGTACTTCAACCCAGAGAAGCCCGAGGGCCGCATCATCATGACCAAAGTTCAGAAGATGAACTGGAAGAATGTCTATTACAAGTTCCTGGACATAACCATCAGTGAGGCGCGCTGCCTTGAGCTGCACATGGAGGTGGACTGGATCCCTGTATCCCAGTCCAAAGCAGCAGGCTGCAGCAAAGGCTCATCCCACTACCTCCTTCCTGGGGACATCCCCAAGGCGTATGGACTCTACGCTATTGGCTATGAAGTGCTGTCGTCCTCTAACGACACCGCTCAGACCTCTCCCCAAGGTGACGGTGAAGACCATAGCATACCTCAGTGTGAGTCAGAGAATGGGGCACAGGCTGATGTAGAAGATGCAGGGAAAGGGGACAGGACTGGGGTTAAAGTCACTTACTGCTACCTAGGCATAGCTGAGGATAGAACTATACAGCAGTGTCTCTTCCAGCACTTTCAGGGTTCTGGCAAACACTATGCTCATGGTGAGCCCTCCGCTGTGACGCGTTTGCTGCAGGAGAACTGCCGTGCTGATGGAGGTGAAGACTCTTCTCAGCGTTTTGCCATTTACATAAAATTCATTGAGGTGGAGCTGGACTTCCTCTCAGCAGGCTCCCTGGTGGAGTGCCTCGAAACTGCTGTTGGTTATTCCttgaaatacaacaacaaagaaacatcGTAA
- the LOC124071020 gene encoding myb/SANT-like DNA-binding domain-containing protein 2 isoform X2 has protein sequence MESDGSTLEDFSQEDWCNQVLDSAFQEGDMETEEIQVPKNRALQIQAELSEQIQKRDMMQTVIRILESVQLKWEHFQTWTEFSRMHLSNKLAIFGVGYNTRWREDVRYHYAEISSQVPLGKRLREYFNPEKPEGRIIMTKVQKMNWKNVYYKFLDITISEARCLELHMEVDWIPVSQSKAAGCSKGSSHYLLPGDIPKAYGLYAIGYEVLSSSNDTAQTSPQGDGEDHSIPQCESENGAQADVEDAGKGDRTGVKVTYCYLGIAEDRTIQQCLFQHFQGSGKHYAHGEPSAVTRLLQENCRADGGEDSSQRFAIYIKFIEVELDFLSAGSLVECLETAVGYSLKYNNKETS, from the exons ATGGAATCTGATGGCAGCACCCTGGAAGACTTCTCCCAGGAGGACTGGTGCAACCAGGTGCTTGACTCAGCTTTCCAGGAGGGAGACATGGAAACTG AAGAAATCCAGGTGCCTAAAAACAGGGCTCTGCAGATTCAAGCAGAGCTGTCAGAACAAATCCA AAAAAGGGACATGATGCAGACTGTGATACGTATCCTTGAGTCAGTGCAGCTGAAGTGGGAGCACTTCCAGACGTGGACTGAGTTCTCACGGATGCATCTCTCCAACAAACTGGCCATCTTTGGTGTGGGCTACAACACACGCTGGCGTGAGGACGTGCGCTACCACTATGCTGAAATCAGCTCACAGGTGCCACTAGGCAAGAGGCTTCGTGAGTACTTCAACCCAGAGAAGCCCGAGGGCCGCATCATCATGACCAAAGTTCAGAAGATGAACTGGAAGAATGTCTATTACAAGTTCCTGGACATAACCATCAGTGAGGCGCGCTGCCTTGAGCTGCACATGGAGGTGGACTGGATCCCTGTATCCCAGTCCAAAGCAGCAGGCTGCAGCAAAGGCTCATCCCACTACCTCCTTCCTGGGGACATCCCCAAGGCGTATGGACTCTACGCTATTGGCTATGAAGTGCTGTCGTCCTCTAACGACACCGCTCAGACCTCTCCCCAAGGTGACGGTGAAGACCATAGCATACCTCAGTGTGAGTCAGAGAATGGGGCACAGGCTGATGTAGAAGATGCAGGGAAAGGGGACAGGACTGGGGTTAAAGTCACTTACTGCTACCTAGGCATAGCTGAGGATAGAACTATACAGCAGTGTCTCTTCCAGCACTTTCAGGGTTCTGGCAAACACTATGCTCATGGTGAGCCCTCCGCTGTGACGCGTTTGCTGCAGGAGAACTGCCGTGCTGATGGAGGTGAAGACTCTTCTCAGCGTTTTGCCATTTACATAAAATTCATTGAGGTGGAGCTGGACTTCCTCTCAGCAGGCTCCCTGGTGGAGTGCCTCGAAACTGCTGTTGGTTATTCCttgaaatacaacaacaaagaaacatcGTAA